TCATTGGGTCTCCGTTAAGCTTTCGTCCGCGACAGCCGCTCGCCCAGGATGCCGGTCGGCCGTAGAATCAGGATGAGCACCAGGACGACGAAGGCGATGCCGTCCTTCAATTGATACGGGGCGGGCACACCATAGCCGTCAAGGAACAATATCGTCCCGACGGATTCGGTCACGCCCAGGGTGAGGCCGCCCAGCATCGCGCCCGGGAGGTTGCCGATGCCGCCCAGGACGGCGGCGGTGAAGGCCTTGATCCCCGGCACGAAGCCCATATAGAACGTTACCTGCCGGTAGATGAGCGCGTACAGCACGCCTGCCATCCCGGCGAAGGCCCCGCCAATGACAAAGGTCCGGACGATGGTGGCATCGACGTCGATACCCATCAGCGCCGCCACGTCCTTGTCTTCGGACACGGCGCGCAGGGCGAGCCCGGCGCGGGTGCGTTGGGTAAACAGGTAGAGCACCAACATCATTAGGGCCGCGGCGACGATGACCAGGATCTGGACGTACTCGATCTCCACGCCTCCTGGAAGGCTGATGGCACCTTCCAAGCCGGGCATGGGAGGATAAGAGCGGACCTGCGAGCCGAACAACCCGCGGAACATGTATTGAAGGAAGAGCGAAGCGCCGATGGCGGTAATCAGCGGCACCAGGCGGGGCGCGCGACGCAGCCGCCGATAGGCGATCCTCTCGAGCAGCACGGCGATCGTCACCGAGGTCAGCGCCGCAACAAGGAAGAGCAGGATGAGTCCGAGGAGGGGATTGCGTTCCATGAAACCGGAGGCGGCCATCCAGGTGGCCGCAAAATAGCCGATGAAGGCTCCGCTCATGAAGACCTCGCTGTGGGCGAAGTTGATCATGCGCAGGACGCCGTACACCATGGTGTAGCCCAGGGCGATCAGGGCGTAGACCGAGCCCTGGGTCAGGCCGG
This window of the Anaerolineales bacterium genome carries:
- a CDS encoding branched-chain amino acid ABC transporter permease, producing the protein MRRFFERYDLVDVIMWLIAATILIAALLGSIKTIQSGKYSPATWVDLGISGLTQGSVYALIALGYTMVYGVLRMINFAHSEVFMSGAFIGYFAATWMAASGFMERNPLLGLILLFLVAALTSVTIAVLLERIAYRRLRRAPRLVPLITAIGASLFLQYMFRGLFGSQVRSYPPMPGLEGAISLPGGVEIEYVQILVIVAAALMMLVLYLFTQRTRAGLALRAVSEDKDVAALMGIDVDATIVRTFVIGGAFAGMAGVLYALIYRQVTFYMGFVPGIKAFTAAVLGGIGNLPGAMLGGLTLGVTESVGTILFLDGYGVPAPYQLKDGIAFVVLVLILILRPTGILGERLSRTKA